The Salminus brasiliensis chromosome 8, fSalBra1.hap2, whole genome shotgun sequence genome has a window encoding:
- the tmem198aa gene encoding transmembrane protein 198: MTSTPQLLAFKLAPPSQDGSMDRPFSCDEEIERRYEVVPSVVCSMCCLFGIIYCFFGYRCFKAVMFLTGLMFGSIIIFMLCYKERVMDTQLSVEASVGIGLGIGTLCGLVTMLVRSVGLFMVGLLLGLLVALASLVVLEEFYHPRTVWLPLGVLLGSGMLFAVLTLQWQRCFTTLSTAVFGSAVVTVTVDYFVELFALTRYIYERVKVAPVRPVCWYTWVVMGVWPVLAVLGVLIQWKVTAEGYSHTEVFISHQQRRVQLMKIRQKEERREIRKKKKNTKPQKPQQQQQQQHKQKPKYHHPPQTNPHPTNPPPKAQQPEPTYRRKPNPIRRYDGDVLSPSYIQHFRDRHVDRRAYSHGRLIGRSHMVDMDYDCGSQVPLTAHTGPAARV; this comes from the exons ATGACGTCCACACCCCAGCTGCTGGCCTTTAAGCTGGCCCCACCCTCACAAGATGGCAGCATGGATCGTCCATTTAGCTGTGATGAGGAGATTGAGCGGCGATATGAGGTTGTCCCTTCTGTCGTCTGCTCCATGTGCTGCCTCTTCGGCATCATCTACTGCTTCTTTG GCTATCGCTGTTTCAAAGCTGTGATGTTCCTGACCGGCCTGATGTTTGGctccatcatcatcttcatgcTGTGCTACAAGGAGAGAGTGATGGACACACAGCTGAGCGTGGAGGCCAGCGTTGGCATCGGCCTGGGCATCGGCACGCTATGTGGCCTGGTCACCATGCTGGTGAGGAGCGTGGGTCTCTTTATGGTGGGCTTGCTGCTGGGCTTGCTGGTAGCCCTGGCCTCACTGGTTGTTCTGGAGGAGTTCTACCACCCGCGGACGGTGTGGCTGCCACTGGGCGTGCTGCTGGGCTCAGGCATGCTGTTCGCCGTGCTTACGCTGCAGTGGCAGCGGTGCTTCACCACCCTATCCACCGCTGTCTTCGGTTCAGCCGTGGTCACCGTTACCGTGGACTACTTTGTGGAGCTGTTCGCGCTGACCCGCTACATCTACGAGAGGGTGAAGGTGGCGCCCGTGCGGCCCGTGTGCTGGTACACGTGGGTGGTGATGGGGGTGTGGCCTGTGCTTGCTGTGCTCGGTGTCCTCATTCAGTGGAAAGTTACAGCAGAGGGATACTCGCACACAGAAG TGTTCATCAGTCACCAGCAGAGGCGAGTGCAGCTGATGAAGATTCgtcagaaggaggagaggagggagatcaggaaaaagaagaagaacacGAAGCCGCAGAAACctcagcagcaacaacagcagcaacataAGCAGAAGCCCAAGTACCACCACCCACCCCAGACTAACCCTCACCCCACCAACCCCCCACCCAAGGCCCAGCAACCAGAGCCCACCTATCGCAGGAAGCCCAACCCTATACGCCGCTACGATGGAGACGTGCTCTCCCCG aGCTATATTCAGCATTTCCGGGATAGACATGTAGACAGGCGTGCTTATTCTCATGGCAGGTTGATTGGCAGGTCCCATATGGTGGACATGGACTATGATTGTGGCTCTCAGGTGCCTCTGACAGCCCATACAGGCCCTGCAGCCAGAGTGTAA